In one Natronosalvus amylolyticus genomic region, the following are encoded:
- a CDS encoding precorrin-2 dehydrogenase/sirohydrochlorin ferrochelatase family protein, translated as MIPLFHDFTDATVLIFGGGPVGARKARRFAREARTVVVSPAFVDSDFGDSELVRAAPDPGEIGGWLERHEPALVVAATDDEAVNDAIVDTAQAQNVLVNRADRAGGREPGSVVVPATVAEPPVTVAIATGGTAPALSKYLRKDLEETLAGAGEMATLLGELRRELKARSVPQDRRRQLVTSVVEDSTVWTALRTGTTKPRQVIDDVIADELVSGGESP; from the coding sequence ATGATTCCACTCTTTCACGACTTTACGGACGCGACGGTCCTCATCTTCGGCGGCGGTCCCGTCGGAGCACGGAAAGCCCGTCGCTTTGCCCGCGAGGCGCGGACGGTCGTCGTGAGCCCCGCGTTCGTCGACAGCGACTTCGGCGACAGCGAACTGGTTCGGGCCGCACCCGACCCTGGGGAGATCGGCGGCTGGCTCGAGCGACACGAACCCGCCCTGGTCGTCGCGGCGACGGATGACGAAGCCGTCAACGACGCCATCGTCGACACAGCACAGGCGCAAAACGTGCTGGTCAATCGTGCCGATCGGGCAGGCGGGCGGGAACCCGGCAGCGTCGTCGTTCCGGCCACCGTCGCAGAACCGCCGGTAACCGTCGCCATCGCGACCGGCGGGACGGCACCGGCACTGAGCAAGTACCTTCGGAAAGACCTCGAGGAGACGCTCGCGGGAGCCGGCGAGATGGCGACACTGCTCGGCGAACTCCGACGTGAGCTCAAAGCCCGATCGGTGCCCCAGGACCGGCGTCGCCAGCTGGTGACGTCGGTCGTCGAGGACTCGACCGTTTGGACAGCTTTACGTACCGGTACGACCAAGCCCCGACAAGTGATCGACGACGTGATAGCCGACGAACTGGTCTCCGGTGGTGAGTCGCCGTGA
- a CDS encoding flagellin: MARNSVVHLVLFIAVVSVSAIAVGLLVTQAGLYSQALEGESEREQATLETDLSIINDPEAGTTYDADTETVTLYVKNVGSRTLEPGDLDVLLDGKYVTASSAVVDGDEWRPGSVLEVTTDLEEPLERGTHRAMVTAHGVSATLEFTHRVVFWLEPDADGVSCDGERCVIDADEVDSLPVTMGTDPTQEDTPVAYAVNDTSVLTLESDTGVTDDNGRNETVVVPEGNGEASLVVDAGWDRDDLLLEVTNASEDEE; encoded by the coding sequence ATGGCTCGAAACTCTGTCGTCCATCTCGTCCTGTTCATCGCGGTCGTGAGTGTGTCGGCCATCGCTGTCGGCCTTCTCGTCACCCAGGCGGGCCTTTACAGTCAGGCGCTCGAAGGCGAGAGCGAACGCGAGCAAGCGACCCTCGAGACGGACCTTTCGATCATCAACGATCCGGAAGCCGGGACGACCTACGACGCCGACACTGAGACTGTCACGCTCTACGTCAAAAACGTCGGGTCGCGCACGCTCGAACCGGGAGACCTCGACGTGTTGCTCGACGGGAAGTACGTCACGGCCAGCAGCGCGGTCGTCGACGGCGACGAGTGGCGGCCCGGCAGCGTCCTCGAGGTTACGACCGATCTCGAGGAACCGCTCGAGCGGGGTACCCACCGGGCGATGGTAACCGCCCACGGCGTCAGCGCCACGCTCGAGTTTACCCACCGGGTCGTGTTCTGGCTGGAACCGGACGCCGACGGTGTTAGCTGCGATGGCGAGCGGTGTGTCATCGACGCGGACGAAGTCGACTCTCTGCCGGTTACGATGGGGACCGACCCGACCCAGGAAGATACGCCAGTCGCCTACGCAGTGAACGACACCTCGGTACTCACCCTCGAGTCAGATACGGGGGTTACTGACGACAACGGCCGGAACGAGACCGTCGTCGTCCCCGAAGGGAACGGGGAAGCCTCGCTCGTCGTGGACGCGGGCTGGGACCGCGACGACCTGTTACTCGAGGTAACCAACGCTTCCGAAGACGAGGAATAA
- a CDS encoding undecaprenyl diphosphate synthase family protein, with amino-acid sequence MGLYERYLRSRISRSDGEPPAHIALVITERDLLERGAYDTLAAFFEWAFEYASRVTVYVSVLDSAAVPTLRRELEDLETPRPAAVRGPDDTDAADAPIQIGIGLGGKHEFTRAVRTLAERVEDGELSADEIEDGDVETNLIFPDEPDLVIKTGAERLSDFMIWQSVYSELYFTDVNWRDFRRRDFLRAVREFCNRSRRFGT; translated from the coding sequence GTGGGCCTGTACGAACGTTATCTTCGGTCGCGAATCAGCCGCTCTGATGGTGAGCCACCGGCACACATCGCGCTGGTGATCACCGAACGTGACCTCCTCGAGCGTGGCGCCTACGATACGCTCGCGGCCTTCTTCGAGTGGGCCTTCGAGTACGCCTCGCGCGTGACGGTGTACGTGAGTGTGCTGGACAGTGCGGCCGTTCCAACGCTCAGGCGGGAACTCGAGGATCTTGAGACGCCGCGACCGGCTGCGGTTCGCGGTCCGGACGATACCGACGCGGCGGATGCCCCAATTCAGATCGGTATCGGGCTTGGTGGCAAGCACGAGTTCACACGGGCGGTCCGCACGCTCGCCGAACGCGTCGAAGATGGGGAGCTTTCGGCCGATGAAATCGAAGACGGGGACGTCGAGACCAACCTGATCTTTCCCGACGAGCCGGATCTGGTGATCAAGACGGGCGCAGAACGGCTCTCGGATTTCATGATCTGGCAGTCGGTATACTCGGAGCTGTATTTCACCGACGTCAACTGGCGGGACTTCCGGCGGCGGGACTTCCTCCGGGCGGTTCGGGAGTTCTGTAACCGCTCGAGGCGGTTCGGAACGTAG
- a CDS encoding DUF5778 family protein produces MSEILDPDLYARTKALLEPGDIQLNGAIVHTEYGSDDDVQMMQTTIDVGDIIAEHAGHDPHDCFVYSGNDDPDFSSNQHQGLTLEDESFVWECQQLLRQGTFDIVIYYEASADHEAILEGVSDLGFDVTGVEGE; encoded by the coding sequence ATGAGCGAAATCCTCGATCCGGACCTGTACGCACGGACCAAAGCCTTGCTCGAGCCAGGAGACATCCAGCTCAACGGTGCAATTGTCCACACCGAATACGGCTCGGACGATGACGTCCAGATGATGCAGACGACCATCGACGTGGGCGACATCATCGCCGAACACGCGGGCCACGACCCCCACGACTGTTTCGTCTACTCGGGCAACGACGACCCCGACTTCTCCTCGAACCAGCATCAGGGGTTAACCCTCGAGGACGAGTCGTTCGTCTGGGAGTGCCAGCAACTGCTGCGTCAGGGAACCTTCGACATCGTCATCTACTACGAAGCGAGTGCCGACCACGAGGCGATTCTCGAGGGAGTTTCGGACCTCGGATTCGACGTGACCGGCGTCGAAGGCGAGTAA
- a CDS encoding Lrp/AsnC family transcriptional regulator — protein sequence MNTDVDLTERERAVVNAFQGGFPVVDSPFEPAAAAMREAGFEITAAELLETVRDLDERGVLSRFGPLVNAQQIGGAATLVAMHAPEDRFDEVVDLVNSHREVAHNYEREHPHLNVWFVVSVSDEARVETVLEEIEAETGQPTYNLPKLQEFRVEAKFYVDGPLEGGLDLTDLGPDVEPTDESTLTPAERDLVLEIQGGLPVTATPYADVADAIGRDLEWTLSTIKRFDLEGKIRRIGVIPNHYALGYTENGMTVWNVPDELVSEVGPDVASLPFVTHCYERPRHDGVWPYNVFAMTHGRTEAESDQRVEQVRARMAEYWDVGEDDWDTLFSTQILKKTGIRLAERAEANTQTQ from the coding sequence ATGAACACGGACGTCGATCTCACTGAGCGCGAGCGGGCCGTCGTCAACGCCTTTCAGGGCGGCTTTCCGGTCGTCGACTCGCCGTTCGAACCCGCTGCAGCGGCCATGCGCGAGGCGGGTTTCGAGATCACCGCAGCCGAACTCCTCGAGACGGTTCGCGATCTGGACGAGCGCGGCGTTCTCTCCCGATTCGGTCCACTGGTAAACGCCCAGCAGATCGGCGGCGCGGCGACGCTCGTCGCGATGCACGCACCCGAAGACCGGTTCGACGAAGTCGTCGACCTGGTCAATTCCCACCGCGAGGTGGCCCACAACTACGAACGCGAACATCCACATCTGAACGTGTGGTTCGTCGTGAGCGTGTCCGACGAGGCCCGCGTCGAAACAGTCCTCGAGGAAATCGAGGCCGAAACCGGCCAGCCAACGTACAACCTGCCCAAACTACAGGAGTTTCGCGTCGAGGCCAAATTCTACGTCGACGGGCCACTCGAGGGCGGCCTCGACCTGACCGACCTCGGGCCGGACGTCGAGCCAACCGACGAATCGACGCTCACGCCGGCCGAACGCGACCTCGTCCTCGAGATTCAGGGCGGGTTGCCGGTTACTGCAACCCCGTACGCGGACGTTGCCGATGCCATCGGCCGTGACCTCGAGTGGACGCTCTCGACGATCAAGCGCTTCGACCTTGAGGGGAAGATTCGCCGAATCGGGGTCATTCCAAACCACTACGCACTCGGCTACACGGAGAACGGAATGACCGTCTGGAACGTCCCGGACGAACTCGTGAGCGAGGTCGGCCCCGACGTCGCTTCCCTCCCCTTCGTCACCCACTGTTACGAGCGGCCGCGACACGACGGCGTCTGGCCGTACAACGTCTTCGCGATGACACACGGGCGCACGGAAGCCGAGAGCGACCAGCGCGTCGAGCAGGTCAGAGCGCGGATGGCCGAGTACTGGGACGTGGGCGAGGACGACTGGGACACGCTGTTTTCGACCCAGATTCTGAAAAAGACGGGCATCCGACTGGCCGAACGGGCCGAAGCAAACACGCAGACACAGTGA
- a CDS encoding DUF5518 domain-containing protein, with amino-acid sequence MTNWRAVGIGFILMVLLSLIGVSAPVLGQLTAGLVGGFVAGYLAGGGLGSGFWHGLLAGALGGLIGALILGLAVGVAGFAFGPGGGLVSSAIGASIFLVATVVAFVMALESALAGALGGALSD; translated from the coding sequence ATGACTAACTGGCGAGCAGTCGGTATCGGCTTCATCCTCATGGTTTTGTTGAGCCTGATCGGGGTTTCAGCGCCTGTCCTCGGCCAACTGACGGCCGGACTGGTCGGCGGCTTCGTGGCTGGCTACCTCGCTGGCGGCGGCCTCGGCTCCGGCTTCTGGCATGGCCTCCTGGCCGGTGCACTCGGTGGTCTCATCGGTGCCCTCATTCTCGGTCTCGCCGTCGGCGTCGCCGGCTTCGCGTTCGGCCCCGGTGGTGGCCTGGTCTCGAGTGCCATCGGCGCGAGTATCTTCCTCGTTGCCACGGTCGTCGCCTTCGTGATGGCGCTCGAGAGCGCGCTGGCTGGTGCACTCGGTGGTGCACTGAGCGATTGA
- a CDS encoding NOG1 family protein: MIFEDLPTTPTSEELIDKAFSRASRAGRAQRGLDAQQSMLQTAANIISDNLENVVTSWPDFEYDVHPFYYELADAIVDVDRLRQSLSEVIWASRKAREIHEEYQSKLRKTDVDTARKYRKQAFARLADIVEQIDDELLYINKSRNDLRDLPEINPDEPTIVVAGYPNVGKSSFVNSVTNARGETASYPFTTKGIGLGHFTSDHIRHQIVDTPGLLDRPPQDRNEIESQAVSALEHLGDCLLILVDASEACGYPLESQLELRDAIAAQFDDLPTLTVCNKADRSRDVEADYYMSIETGEGVEEVLQAAVDLIDFQPELPSRDR; this comes from the coding sequence ATGATTTTCGAAGACCTTCCGACCACGCCCACGTCGGAAGAGCTGATCGACAAGGCGTTTTCCCGGGCGTCCCGAGCGGGTCGGGCCCAGCGAGGGCTCGACGCCCAGCAGTCGATGCTCCAGACGGCAGCCAACATCATCTCGGACAACCTCGAGAACGTGGTCACCTCGTGGCCGGATTTCGAGTACGACGTCCACCCGTTTTATTACGAACTCGCCGACGCCATCGTCGACGTCGACCGCCTGCGACAGAGCCTCTCGGAAGTGATCTGGGCGAGTCGAAAGGCCCGCGAGATTCACGAGGAGTACCAGTCGAAACTCAGGAAGACCGACGTCGATACCGCCAGAAAGTACCGCAAACAGGCGTTCGCCCGACTCGCCGACATCGTCGAACAGATCGACGACGAACTGCTGTATATCAACAAATCGCGTAACGACCTGCGCGACCTGCCCGAAATCAACCCCGACGAACCGACCATCGTCGTCGCGGGCTACCCGAACGTCGGCAAATCCTCGTTCGTCAACAGCGTGACGAACGCGCGCGGCGAGACGGCCTCGTATCCGTTCACCACGAAAGGGATCGGTCTCGGTCACTTCACCAGCGACCACATCCGTCACCAGATCGTCGACACGCCCGGACTGCTCGACCGCCCGCCACAGGACCGAAACGAAATCGAATCACAGGCCGTCAGCGCCCTCGAGCACCTGGGCGACTGTCTCCTCATCCTCGTCGACGCGAGTGAGGCGTGTGGCTACCCCCTCGAGTCCCAACTCGAGTTGCGCGATGCCATCGCCGCCCAGTTCGACGACCTGCCGACGCTGACGGTGTGTAACAAAGCCGACCGATCACGCGACGTCGAAGCGGATTACTACATGAGCATCGAAACCGGCGAGGGCGTCGAGGAGGTCTTGCAAGCCGCCGTCGACCTGATCGACTTCCAGCCGGAGTTACCCTCTCGAGACCGGTAG
- the hemA gene encoding glutamyl-tRNA reductase, translating into MIRGGVVTGMCVTHDSGGIDDIAAASPESQAAGVETLLSAPSVEEAFVLSTCNRTEAYVVTGEPAEGLAVLRAFFADVDMDVVVQMHHDESLVHLLRVATGLESVILGEDQIIGQVRTAYEDAREAGGIGHLLELAVTKAIRVGERARTETAINEGVVSLGSAAVRLAEREHRLEGETALVVGAGEMGQLAARNLADAGAESVLLANRTVENAGHVLAGIDAPGEPLPLEALPEAASKAGVIVAATGRDDPLIEPAHLGEREQVVVDLGQPRDVRPSAADVDGVTLYDLDDLEDITAETREQRADAARDVEAMVDHEYERLCEQYKRTRADEVIAAMYESAERVKQRELETALSRLEGDDSFTDEQREVVAAMADSLVGQLLAPPTQSLREAAAEDDWSTINTALQLFDPEFGPDGISVTSQFSGTSDISVGATDDD; encoded by the coding sequence GTGATTCGAGGCGGTGTCGTCACGGGCATGTGCGTCACCCACGACAGCGGCGGCATCGACGATATCGCCGCTGCGAGCCCCGAGAGCCAGGCTGCTGGTGTGGAGACGCTGTTGTCCGCCCCGTCCGTCGAAGAGGCGTTCGTCCTTTCGACTTGCAACCGGACGGAGGCCTACGTCGTCACGGGAGAGCCCGCCGAAGGACTGGCCGTTCTCCGGGCCTTTTTCGCCGACGTCGATATGGACGTCGTCGTCCAGATGCACCACGACGAAAGCCTGGTCCATCTGCTTCGAGTGGCGACCGGCCTCGAGTCGGTTATCCTCGGTGAAGATCAGATTATTGGACAGGTCAGAACCGCCTACGAAGACGCGCGCGAAGCGGGCGGCATCGGCCACCTGCTCGAGTTGGCCGTGACGAAAGCGATCCGCGTGGGCGAACGCGCCCGCACCGAGACGGCGATCAACGAAGGTGTCGTCTCGCTCGGTTCCGCTGCCGTTCGCCTCGCCGAGCGCGAACACCGCCTCGAGGGCGAGACGGCGCTCGTCGTGGGGGCCGGCGAGATGGGGCAACTCGCCGCCCGTAACCTCGCCGACGCCGGCGCCGAGTCGGTCTTACTCGCAAATCGGACGGTCGAGAACGCGGGACACGTCCTCGCGGGCATCGACGCCCCGGGGGAACCACTCCCGCTCGAGGCGCTGCCGGAAGCTGCATCGAAGGCGGGCGTCATCGTCGCTGCAACCGGCCGGGACGACCCACTCATCGAACCGGCCCACCTCGGGGAGCGCGAACAGGTCGTCGTGGACCTCGGTCAGCCACGGGACGTCCGTCCAAGTGCGGCCGACGTCGATGGTGTGACGTTGTACGACCTGGACGATCTCGAGGATATCACCGCCGAAACTCGCGAACAGCGGGCTGACGCGGCACGCGACGTCGAGGCGATGGTCGACCACGAGTACGAGCGACTCTGTGAGCAGTACAAACGCACTCGCGCGGACGAGGTCATCGCGGCGATGTACGAGTCGGCAGAGCGGGTCAAACAGCGCGAACTCGAGACGGCGCTCTCTCGCCTCGAGGGGGACGACTCGTTCACCGACGAGCAACGGGAGGTCGTCGCCGCGATGGCCGATTCGCTGGTTGGACAGTTGCTCGCCCCGCCGACCCAGAGCCTTCGCGAAGCGGCCGCCGAAGACGACTGGTCGACGATCAACACGGCCCTGCAGTTGTTCGACCCAGAATTCGGCCCCGATGGGATTTCCGTTACCAGCCAGTTTTCCGGCACGTCCGACATCTCCGTCGGAGCGACCGACGACGACTGA
- a CDS encoding 4a-hydroxytetrahydrobiopterin dehydratase, with protein sequence MSDVLSDEEVAARLPETWDREGDEIVRVYEFDDYLRGVNFAQMVGEIAEAQFHHPTITIEYKTVEIRLTTHDAGGITENDLEMATLIESEQSA encoded by the coding sequence ATGTCAGATGTACTTTCCGACGAGGAGGTGGCAGCACGATTACCCGAAACCTGGGACCGAGAGGGGGACGAAATCGTTCGTGTCTACGAGTTCGACGACTACCTCCGGGGCGTCAACTTCGCCCAGATGGTGGGCGAAATCGCCGAAGCGCAGTTCCACCACCCCACGATTACTATCGAGTACAAAACCGTCGAAATTCGGTTGACGACTCACGACGCCGGTGGTATCACCGAAAACGACCTCGAGATGGCAACACTCATCGAATCCGAACAGAGTGCCTGA
- a CDS encoding DUF92 domain-containing protein has product MTSPARRAGAYAALSTLSLAVPFLGPELAAPIAVAAAALALVVTDGPLFELFAFPGDYKDGRLYSLLTFVLAISALGLLAVNWSLPMSVFVGAVLLVGYGGFAEHLARTRTDRDIVHTAAFCVVGSLAAIAGQAASYVATDTTLEGALPVLVFLAVAGTLLAALLRDVLINYDEPIVLLSVGFALWLLWALEPTVDTTGIVVALGVTLALGYVSHALGTASIAGMLTGILLALLTIVLGGYDWFAVLITFFAVGSLSTKFRYEEKASRGVAEGNDGARGSSNVLGNTAAALACVLGYAASNATLIGVDPHLFLFAFAGSVATALSDTLSSEIGAVFDNPRLITTLEPVDPGTDGGITWQGELAGIAGAGAIAGVALAVYPDLGIGGAAVIFAAGFLGMTADSLFGATLEGETIGNQSVNFLATLTGAVVGAALYLLV; this is encoded by the coding sequence GTGACGTCACCAGCCCGGCGCGCAGGGGCCTATGCCGCACTCTCGACACTCTCTTTGGCCGTTCCGTTTCTCGGCCCGGAGCTAGCGGCCCCCATCGCCGTCGCCGCTGCCGCCCTGGCGCTCGTCGTCACCGACGGCCCGCTCTTCGAACTGTTCGCGTTTCCCGGCGACTACAAAGACGGTCGACTCTACAGCCTGCTGACATTCGTCCTCGCGATCAGCGCGCTCGGGCTACTCGCGGTCAACTGGTCGCTCCCGATGTCAGTCTTCGTCGGTGCCGTCCTCCTCGTTGGCTACGGCGGCTTCGCCGAGCACCTGGCTCGCACACGCACCGACCGCGACATCGTCCACACCGCCGCGTTCTGTGTCGTCGGCAGCCTGGCTGCCATCGCCGGCCAGGCCGCGTCGTACGTTGCGACGGACACCACGCTCGAGGGAGCGCTCCCGGTACTCGTCTTTCTCGCCGTCGCCGGCACCTTGCTCGCAGCCTTGCTCCGGGACGTGTTGATTAACTACGACGAACCCATCGTGTTGCTCAGCGTCGGCTTTGCCCTCTGGCTCCTCTGGGCCCTCGAGCCCACGGTCGACACGACCGGCATCGTCGTCGCGCTCGGGGTCACCCTCGCGCTGGGCTACGTCTCCCACGCACTGGGGACGGCCTCCATCGCCGGTATGCTCACTGGGATCCTGCTCGCCTTACTGACTATCGTGCTCGGGGGCTACGACTGGTTCGCCGTCCTGATAACCTTCTTCGCCGTCGGCAGCCTCTCGACGAAGTTCCGCTACGAGGAGAAAGCAAGCCGCGGGGTCGCCGAGGGCAACGACGGCGCACGCGGGAGTTCGAACGTCCTCGGCAACACCGCCGCTGCACTCGCCTGCGTCCTCGGCTACGCAGCTAGCAACGCGACGCTCATCGGCGTCGACCCGCACCTGTTCCTGTTCGCCTTCGCCGGCTCCGTCGCCACCGCCCTCAGCGATACGCTCTCGAGTGAGATCGGGGCAGTCTTCGACAACCCGCGGTTGATCACCACCCTCGAGCCCGTCGACCCGGGCACCGACGGCGGGATCACCTGGCAGGGCGAACTCGCGGGTATCGCCGGTGCAGGTGCCATCGCCGGGGTCGCCCTCGCGGTCTATCCCGACCTCGGCATCGGCGGTGCAGCGGTGATCTTCGCCGCCGGTTTCCTCGGGATGACCGCCGACAGCCTGTTCGGAGCGACACTCGAGGGGGAGACGATCGGCAACCAGAGCGTCAACTTCCTCGCGACACTGACGGGAGCCGTGGTGGGAGCGGCGCTGTACCTCCTGGTGTGA
- the uppS gene encoding polyprenyl diphosphate synthase — protein MRQWLFRQLERGYERLLAREVSGAPTHVAVIQDGNRRYARQRGDGAHDGHRAGAQTTERVLEWCQEIGVEELTLYAFSTENFDRPAEEREALFDLLCEKLREFADAERVHANEVCIRAIGDLERLPPRVRDAIDYAEGRTEGYDQFVLNIALAYGGRAQLLEAARSVAHDVESGDLAVSDIDVDTVQERLYAQPVRDVDLIIRTGGDERTSNFLPWHANGNEAAVFFCAPFWPEFSRRDFLRGIRTYESREASWRRTRARRALALLRAVSEPELAEARSILGRFRDSLPTAEQPEADAIGQPAVEASEAGDGDSSQVAD, from the coding sequence ATGCGTCAGTGGCTGTTCCGGCAACTCGAGCGAGGCTACGAGCGACTGCTCGCTCGAGAGGTCTCCGGCGCGCCCACACACGTCGCCGTCATCCAGGACGGCAATCGCCGCTACGCTCGCCAGCGTGGGGACGGCGCACACGACGGCCACCGGGCCGGTGCCCAGACGACCGAACGCGTCCTCGAGTGGTGTCAGGAGATCGGCGTCGAAGAACTCACGCTGTATGCCTTCTCGACGGAGAACTTCGACCGGCCGGCCGAAGAGCGTGAGGCCCTGTTCGACCTCCTGTGTGAGAAACTGCGCGAGTTCGCCGACGCCGAGCGCGTCCACGCGAACGAGGTCTGTATTCGCGCCATCGGCGATCTCGAGCGACTTCCACCACGGGTGCGTGACGCCATCGACTACGCGGAAGGACGAACGGAGGGCTACGACCAGTTCGTCCTCAACATCGCTCTGGCCTACGGCGGCCGCGCCCAGTTGCTCGAGGCCGCCCGCAGCGTCGCACACGACGTCGAATCGGGGGACCTCGCGGTTTCTGATATCGACGTCGACACGGTCCAGGAGCGACTGTACGCCCAGCCGGTTCGCGACGTCGATCTCATCATCCGCACCGGCGGCGACGAGCGTACCTCGAACTTCCTGCCCTGGCACGCCAACGGCAACGAGGCTGCCGTCTTCTTTTGTGCCCCCTTCTGGCCCGAGTTTTCCAGACGAGACTTCCTCCGTGGCATCCGCACCTACGAATCCCGCGAGGCCTCCTGGCGGCGCACGCGAGCCCGACGTGCCCTCGCCTTGCTCCGGGCGGTGAGCGAACCCGAACTCGCCGAAGCTCGCTCGATTCTCGGTCGCTTTCGCGATTCGCTTCCGACCGCCGAACAGCCCGAGGCCGACGCCATCGGGCAACCGGCTGTCGAGGCGAGCGAGGCAGGCGACGGCGACTCGAGTCAGGTAGCCGATTAA